A window of Rhizoctonia solani chromosome 5, complete sequence genomic DNA:
TTGTTTAAATAAATGGGTGTGGGGGATACGCAGTAGAGGCTAGAAAACCGGGTTGGAATGTTGAGTACCGAGTGCTCAACGTGTTAAGTTATATAGAGCCACGAATCACACAAGATTGAGTTTACTAGAAGCCAATCAGGCTTTTTGCGCGCCTGTGCTATGACTCGGAGACTTGTCCTTGTGATTCGCACTTACAAATAAGGGTAAATTCCTTAGTCAAGCTGCACTGGACGCCCGGTCTAGCTTAGCCTATTGTTTTCCGCGATCATGAAGGCTTGATGTTCAGATGAGCGCCACCATACACGTGCGGAAACAATCAACACCATGAGGTACAGTTGCTGCCCGTCGAGAAAATTGAAATATTGGAGTTACGATAATTAAGGTATGTATTTATACATGAGATACGCATACGCTTCACATTTAAAGCTATCATTCAATGACACTATAGTACGAACGACACATTGCGCCTCTTGTCTCGAAACGTCCAAATCCCAAAGTAACAATGAGAATTTGACCACTACTTTTGCCACCTTGATTCCCCTTGACGCGTTCTAGATGTTGCGATGCTTCCTGGGCCGTCTGCCGCGCTCCAGAAATTGTGCCCGGTTTCAAGGGTTCGGAGAGATCCGTACATGCAATTTTGTAATAGGTATGTCCCTGGTGGCTTGCAAGTGCTTCGCGCTCCTTTCGATATCTTCCCTCGTGGTCGTGTTCGTTCTCTCTTTTCAAAGCCCGCACTTGTGACATCGTTCCCTGGCTAATTGTTTTCTATTTCTAAAACTCGAATTCCTCAGCGTACCACAGCAAACGTGCCGTATTGGACTCCCGTGCTGTTTCCACGCTCGAATATAATAGAGCTTACTATATTTGGCGTATCTATGACTATATATATCACCCTTTTATCTTCTTCGTGCTGCAATAGGCTCTTGCAGTATGCATAATGATAAGATTAAGAACGTGTCGTGATGTCGTCATTGGCGCCCCCAGTTCGGGAAGTTGGTCGTGGTCAATCAGGATCGGCTGCTCTGCCCCACCAATGAAAAATCAACTCCAAAATATTAGGCGGCTCACGTATTCACGAGAACAAAGTTGACCCTTTCCAAATCCATATGCACGTGGGATCAGACAAATTCATATGTACTATGTAATATCATTGAAAATCATGCATTCCCATGCTTACGATTGTAAGCACGCTGACGAGACGTAACTTCATTATGATGCCCACCACCATTGGTTGGCCAAGAACGAGCCGGGCGGAGGTTGAATATTGTCGGCATGGACGTCGGCGTCGGTGTTAATCGATTGAAGGGCTCTCGTGCAATATTTTGAATTGAGATCTCACTACGTGGAACTTAGGAGTTTGGCGTTCGTGCAGCTAATTTAGTGTCAAATGAACCATTGTAAGTTTATTTGACTCAGATTTTACCCAGATTGTGCCCATGCCAAATGTGAACAAATCGCCGAAATCTGTCATTTGGCGCTGCTTAGCCAATGCCAAATTCTGAGGCTCCACGCAGTGTGTTGTGAGCGgcttgccttgttcgcatgtgGCTCCCTAAATATGAATAAAAAAAGTAGCGACACGTGATGTCCCACCACTTGTATTACATGCTCGTTTAATTTCTTAATTAGGACAATCCACATACAAACTCATGTAAAACAATTTACTGGACCATGGTCGGCAGGCTATATGAACTTCATTCATAAGCTAGCACAGCCCCCGCCATGACCTCAAGAATCCTTAGCGCTCTCATATACTGGGTATACGACTCGTCTTATGACCTAAGCTTTCATCCTGGCACGGGCTGCTCTACGGGGTCCCCAAAAACTCTGGAGCGCTCtagagtgctccggttttgggaacctcctcgttaggatccgacggatccggattgctcggcaAGCACTCgagagcactccacgagcacttcTGAGCGTCATGGTACAGTAGACGCTccggagtgctcgccgaTAATAGCGAGTctcggagcgctcccgagattttcgggacCCCGTAGAGTGGTTGGATTATCGGGGCATACTGGGAAAACGAACTCGCTTAAAATCAATGCCATAGGGTGCTTAAGTCTTAAAGAGGCAATGTCACTAATTTTAGCCGGATTGGGGCCTTAAAATTGAGTGGCGGGCTTTATGGGGTCGATTTTAAGCGGGCCAATCCCCCTATTCCCCTTGTTACGTATTGCTTTTCTCGCACTCGTAGCTTAAAATTATTTACTCAGGAACACATATTACTTTGCCTTGGTTCAAGACAATAATGGTAATGGTATGCACAATGAACGAAGAGGTGCTACGACCAGGACCCGAGGATAATAGGGCAATAACAGCAGTACATCCCACTGGGGTGCCACCTGAGCCACGCCACCAAGTAAGCTTGGGTGGGCTGCCATTCCTGGTGTGTGCTTGTGCAGCTGGATAAAATGGTGGCAACTTGTTATATCTGGGCTACGGGTCGAGCGAATACTGGTAACAAACTGTTGGTGCGTAAAAAGGAGTGGGTGAGTAGAGGTTAAGACAGGGTTTTGTGCTAACTTCCAGTGCGAAACTGCAACTGCAGCAATACGTGCATCCCTGAAGCTATAAAGACTTGCAATCACTCGATTGGTAACCTGAGCTGAGGCTACTGATTGGCGCGCGGTGTGTTTTCGTATCATTGGAGCTACAGGCGTCACAGTGGTTACATTCTTTGCTCGAAGCCTGGCACAAACATTGGGCATTTTGAATCTCTGTACCCAACCCACCCGTGTACAATACAATTTATAAAATACACACTTGACCTTGGGCCGGAACAGTGAGAAGGAAGGAATACTAATACGTGGGTAAGAGATATGACTGGGACCGGCGGACGGAGAGGGGTGCGCTGAGCCGGGGTGCCACCGGGGACGCGCCACCGAGTGAGCTGGGTGGGTGGCCAAATCAGGTCGTATACGAGTAGAGGTGTGTGTGGGCGGGACTCGCGGAGAAATGGGGAAACGGCTGAGTGATGCTGCGACCGACGTGCCCACAGTATGTGGTACGGATGGAAGGAACCGGACCATGGTATTGGAAACGGAGAACAAATACAAATGTACGGGCGAATAGTGTCAATCTATGTCCTGGCCTGAGCGGCCTAGTATaagttttgcggcctccACAGGCTCCGTCACAAAACTCCGTTTGTTTTCTGTTCCGTTTATAACATGTTGCAATAGGTTCAGAGTGCATCACCCACTAACCGGGTTAAATAGCCCTAATTTTAGACGATACTCAGGCCCCCAGCAATGCGACACGCTCGCCAATTTGGGCTAATTTAGAAGAATAAGGCAGGATAATTTCGTTATTTAGGAGATGTTAACTCAATCTACTAAAGCCCCAATTTAGTTCAAATTAGGTCCGATTTTTTTAGCTGATGCTGTGCACAGAACATATTCAAGCTCCTAGCCGGTAATCACCTTTTACCACAGGCCGATAAGCCCCGCCCTAGAGGGTGTCAAGTCCAGGCAAGCGCTACGATATATCCAACCCTTTGGTATCTGGTTTCCTATTTCGGCCGCGCTTCTAGAACTTCTTCAATAACGCGATGATGGTGGATGGATGCTATGTTGATAGCTCCTGAGGTCATCGGAGATACAGATGGGGCTCATATGCGCAGGAATAAACAAACTCTCTTGTTTCGCACCACTCCGATCTGTCTCTTCACGAAATTTTATTAATCCAAGGCATGAATTTCTCTGAAACCCTCAAAAATCTGTGAGAGGTTTTGCCTTCCCAGCACATAAGGGATATTGAAAGCACTCTCGACTTGGGTAGCATTGGCGTTAAATGGCTAGCTGAGTCATTTTTGTCCAATTCGAGGGATCCAGACATCTTGGATATTCATCCGTTCAAGTTCGGGCATGAAGGTGAATGGTACGAAGATAGACGAAGACTTGGTTTGCATATCACACCAGAGTTTACCGATGCAATCGAACTAAACAATCCCTTGGCTTGGAGGTTCATTGATGGTACCGATGAACTCGCGTTGCAATCCGTTGGACCAAAGTTTGCTTCTATTATCCTATCGATCAACTCAAAAAATGAAGTTATATTCACCCTCTCGCATCAAACTTTGGCGAAGTATGGGCTCGAAACACTGCCAGCTGCTGGTTACGACCCTATTCCTCCCGAGGCTTCTTATGTGTTACCTGTCTTGAGAGCGCTCTGCCGATGGATGTGGTATCTTACTTCTATACCGGACATCCGACCATTCGAGAACTTGGTTAGTCTTGAGTTCTACAAGCTTAATTTCACTGGAGAATATACCGACGAAGGAGTCCCAGTACTGGTTCCCGAGGACGAAGACCTCAATTCTGACGGGATAGTAGACATTGTAACCAGCACTGAGGACTACTATGGGATCAAGATCGTGAATAGATCAACACTGGACTTATACGTCTACCTATTCGACTTTTCTGCTACGGACTTGTCCATTAGTAAGTAATTTGCGTGTGACCTGAGACTTGGCGGGCTTATCTTCATATTAGCGCAAAAGGCCATCCCTATCTTGAGCTCAAAGCAACATAATCCCACGCTTGCAGGAAATACATCCTTAACAATTGGATACGGCCACGGAGGACAATTTCCACTTATGTTTGAACTCAATGAGGCTCAAAAGAATGATATCAACTTCTTCAAACTATTCGTTTCAACCTGTCCCACCGAGCCAGAGTCTCTGACGCAAGGTAGCCCATTTGAAGGACGTGCGGCAGTAGCAGACAATAAAGTGAAAGAAATCTTCGAGAAAAGGGTTCTATGGGATGCCTTCACAATTGCAATTACACAAAGGCGGTACCCACGAGCACAGCCTGCTACGACTCAACGATTTGAGGATATCCCCGATACTCTCCCCGCCCAGGATGATCAAAGCGAATGCTATATTTCCAATGGACACACGGAAGATAGTGAAATGGAGGATCCAAATTTATTCTGTGCCCAGCTGAGTGGTAAGATGGTATGTCAGATTCAAGAATTGTTAGTCTGGATAGGCCGCCAACTATTGGAAACTAGTCAGTGAAGGAAATCGTCCTTCTCCTTCGTCAACATGGGTGTGTCGATATCACCGAGCGACTTAATCTAGATCAATGCAGCAAACACCCTCTAGCACATGGGGGATCTGCTGACGTTTACTACGGGATTCTACACAGTGGGACGAGGGTTGCCATCAAACGATCCCGGGCACATATACCTGACAGCAATGATGGACGTGCTTGCTTAAAAGTGGGTTTGGAACATAAATAAAATCCTTTAACTTAACATATGTAGGCCATTGCTAAAGAAGGATACATGTGGTCGAAGTATCGGCATCCGAATATAGTGGAAATTTACGGGATCGTTCACTTTCGGGGTGCAATTGCATTAGTCGCCCCATGGATGGATAATGGAACGGTAATGGAATATATAAGCAAACGACCAGATACGAACCGCTTAAAATTGGTAAGCTGGGTTTAGCTATGGATTTGACAAGGCTAACGTTATTCTTAGTGTAGCGAAATCGCTTGTGGTTTATATTACCTTCACCAAATGGACACGGTGAGCCCTCAGGATACATCAAAAGTCGGTTCACTTATTTTGTTCAGATGCATGGTGATTTAAAAGGCGTAGGTGAGATGACATTTTAGAACTCCCTCATTGACTCTTTTTCAGGTCAATGTATTGGTTTCCTATGACGGAGTGGCCAAACTTCATGATTTTGGGACTACGTCTATGAAACATTACACCCTCGAGTTTACTGGTGGGACGGGGACACGCAAGTACACGTTACGATGGGCGGTAGGTGTCCCATAAAATAATCGAGCACTTTCATAATTTATTATTCTAGGCCCCAGAAGTTTTACTTGACGAGGATGTAGGCACACCTGCAGATGTATATGCACTTGGTATGGTAAGTAACTTCACGTATCTGAGCGGTTCGGATCTACTACTTATACAGAACGCTCTTTTAGACCATCCTAGTAGGTATAATTCGAGCTTAAGAGTACATAACCTGAATCGATATACTGTATTTTCAGGAAGTCATAACAGGCAGTCCGCCATTCCACTATATAAATAACGATCCAGCTGTCAGTGTTGCCGTATGCATGGGAGAAAAGCCTCGGCGACCGGAGGCGCACATACCACAAGAAGGCCCATATGGAGATAAACTATGGGACTTGCTACAGCGCTGCTGGGAGACAAAACTTCAAGACCGCCCGTCAGCCCAGGAAGCCTTCGACATAGTGAGTTATACTTTATAGTATCTCTAGCGTTTAAAGATCAAATATGACTTACTGCCTACTAAGCTAGCTTCATTGCCTATCAAGGAGCCTATGGGCATTGCCGTAGTGTAGTTCTCGCAGATTTCACAGGTTCACAGGCTCGGACTTCGTACATCTGTTGATGTTATGTACTGGCTTGCCTACATGAATGCTATCTTTCCAACATCTAACTTTAACCAGCTGGTGAATCGCTGGCTGCGTTGAGTAAGTAAAGCTTTTTACGGAGCGGGCATAGATCTCCAAATCCATACTGGACTAGCATCATATAACCAGGGCCATTTAACGTTCACCGCCTAGTATAGTTCAATCCGGTGTACTTAATAACTATTGGGTTGTCTATTTATCTTCCGAATGTGTTTTTAGGCTCTTGTATTACACGCACGATCGGGTTGGACCACCCAGCCGGTTTTGCTTGGCGGGCTGGTTCCGCTGGGACCTTACTGCACACAACGCTACTCAATGAGAAATAGGAAGGCTGGTTATGACAGAAGCAGAAGGAACCTGAAGTATAATGCTTTAAATATACACCGAGTGGTAGGGAGAGCCACTCCTCCCTAGGACCTGCATAGCTGCGTTACCTTTGAATAAGTACCAAATCTGAGATACTTGAGCTTATTGAGTATTGTGAGTTTCATGAACggcactgtggtgtgataagaccctgaaaatcagtacatcagtaaaagattccttttttcggtaggatatggtctgaaaattacaatgttagtatgcctccctcagcatgaatcagactatggaagaattgatacctaaaatcagtatgtattgaccctgatttcagctcaattctcacttaaacacacgcactgattttcagcattataaccttgtacagtgcgGAGTACATACCTATTTGACCTGACACCCTTGCACATTTGCAAGCTCTTCTGACCGGTCTGTGATGGATCCGGCGCACTTCAGTACCGGAGCGCCCAGGAATCTGGAGTTTATTGATGTTCTTCGATAATAGATCAATATGGTTTCCAGCGGCAAATGAACCGAGTACTTggataatatatattgcgcCCTCTTCCCAGTTGTATTAGAATCAAACCAAAATGGTTATCGAATAGTACTACAGTGTAAGAACAGACAACAAGTTTCGAAATACACTCAAGAGTTTCAATGCACGTAGAAAGAGTATCATTTCCTTTGTATGAACCCCGCTGCCGGGCACATCTAACACCCGGACATACCGAATCCCCGGGCGCAAGCTAGATCGGCCAACTTGCCTTTCTTATCTTGCTTCTTCGTCCAAACAAGCAATTTACTCAATCAGGTGATATGTGGACGGATTCCAATCCAGATAGTATATTTTATCGTAAAGCTCTAATATAAAGCTCACGTGAAGACCGTATCTTCTTGATATTCATCACCACCTCGTTTATCTGTGGCATTGTGATGGCAAAGACAAGCCTTCAAGGACTGTGCGTTCAAAACCTAGTCTTTCCAATCCCCAAAGCCTGGTTCTCAACATGTTAACAAATCCGACAGAATTAGCTCATCTAATATCAAATCGACACCAGAGGCTCAAGAAACTATTATCACTAAACCTGTTGGGTAGGTCCGGACTGAAGGAGGCAACACAAACATAACTTTTGACTACTGGAACCAACGATTAGCGCCAAGTCGCCCCTTCACGCTCTCGTGATTGGTATTGGCAAATATGAAGCTTATTCCCCCCTCGTCGCGGCCGTCCCGGATGCTTTGGCTTTCAAGACGTATCTCACTGAGAATCTATGTTTACCTGAGGTACAGATAACAGTGCTTCTGGACGAGCAAGCCAAGCGCGTAAATATAATTAAAGCTCTTCGCGATCTCGCTCGACCAGATAACGGCATCAATCGTGATGATCCCATTTTAATTTACTACGCAGGTCATGGCGGCGAGGTTGACCCGCCGCCAGACAGGACTATCAACGGATCACGAATCCAATGTATTATTCCTCAGGACACCAGTAAGAACACCGGAGTTGTACCCATCCCCGACTTTACCATTGGGGTGTTGATACACCGTATCGCCCAGGAGAAAGGCAACAACATAGTATGTTTTTAGTTAAAGAGTCATTAACATCTAACCGGCCTGCCAGACCTTAGTATTGGATTGCTGTCACTCTGCCAGTGGCACCCGTGATGAAATGGACGATGCTAGATTTATCGACAAGGCCTGTCTTCCGGAACTACCAGTGTCATTAGACAAAGCTATCATTCAAGATGCTCTCTCGGGATCTCGTGATATGGTTGACCCATCCTCGCTTCGATTCTCATTCGAAAGCATGGACTCTCACGTTCTTCTGGCCGCGTGCGGACAGGGCAAGGTTGCATTTGAGAACAAACTAGAAAAGCGAGGGTATTTCTCTAGCGCACTACTGGAGCTACTTTGGGGCGCTAAGATAGATAGCCTAACATATAGAGGATGCATCCAGCGCCTTCCTCCCCTTCGTACTAGGCAGTGAGCATAATTTGAATTTCAATGACTTGACCCCCGCATTGACTTCAATACAGACCACAGAACCCGGTTTGCGAAGGTAGAAACATACACCGCATATTTTTTAACGCCAAGGTTCAAGGAGCCGAATCATCTTATATTCTCGTCAAATCAAAAGCCGGTCATCTCTACCTTCAGGCTGGCCTCGTCCATGGCATCACCCCTGGTGCTACCTAtgacatatatgcaagcgaCGTACCTGGTCCATCGAACCCACCTCTCACCACTCTCCAAGTCGACTCCGTGGAACCGTTCGTATCCCGCCTGAAGGATGTCAACGTACCGAaccttcctgatttctgCTACGGCTGTCGAGTAGGCTACGGTGCCAACCAAGCATTGGATGTACACATCACCCAAATGTTTATTGATGCGGCCGAGCCTGGTGATGCTTGGGCCAGATTATTCATGGGTGACGAAGACGATCTTGTGTTGAGGCCTGTTGAGCCAGAGCTGGCTTCAGTGATTATATCTGTGAACTCAAAGAAACAAGCGACGTTTACGCTCAAGAATCAAGCCTTAACGGAACACGGGCTCGAGACGCTACCTCGTCCCAGCTACTGCCCTATCCCTCCTAATGCTCAGCGGGTGGTACCTATCTTGAAGGCACTTTCCCATTGGAGCTGGCATCTTTGTCGCGTGCCCGAGAGCCGACCATTCAGGGAGACTATCGACTTCGAGTTCTACAAGCTTCGGTCTGTAGGAGACTATACTGAAGAGGGAAACCCAGTGCTCATTCCAGATGACAACAATCTCAACGTCGATGGAGTGGTGGACATTGTAGCCAACGCTAACGATTGGTATGGGATCAAGATCGTCAATAGATCATCACGGGACCTCTATGCATATTTACTGGACTTTTCTGGTCAGAGTCTCTCTGTTGGTAAGCGGCCCGCCCATGTCTCGAGACTGAAGAAGTTTACCCATATACCAGAACAAAAGACCACTCCTAGCGTAGGGTCAAATTCATCTGATCCCACACTCCCAAGAAACGTTCCTCTGACGATTGGGTACGGCTCTGGAGGGCAAGATCCGCTTATGTTTGGGGTCTCCGAAGGCCAAGATATTGATATCAACTTTTTCAAACTATTCGTTACGACCTCTCCTACCGATTTCCAATCCCTGGAACAAGTCAGTCCATTCGAGGGACGAACCACAGGTCCTGATAGCAAAGTAATGCAGCGTTTTGGGAAAAGCGCACAGTGGGATACTTTTACGATGGTAATAAGACAAAGGCGGTATCCTAAAGAAAGCGTAATTCGGCCCAAC
This region includes:
- a CDS encoding mycorrhiza-upregulated peptidase C14, producing the protein MNFSETLKNLIGVKWLAESFLSNSRDPDILDIHPFKFGHEGEWYEDRRRLGLHITPEFTDAIELNNPLAWRFIDGTDELALQSVGPKFASIILSINSKNEVIFTLSHQTLAKYGLETLPAAGYDPIPPEASYVLPVLRALCRWMWYLTSIPDIRPFENLVSLEFYKLNFTGEYTDEGVPVLVPEDEDLNSDGIVDIVTSTEDYYGIKIVNRSTLDLYVYLFDFSATDLSITQKAIPILSSKQHNPTLAGNTSLTIGYGHGGQFPLMFELNEAQKNDINFFKLFVSTCPTEPESLTQGSPFEGRAAVADNKVKEIFEKRVLWDAFTIAITQRRYPRAQPATTQRFEDIPDTLPAQDDQSECYISNGHTEDSEMEDPNLFCAQLSGKMSVKEIVLLLRQHGKHPLAHGGSADVYYGILHSGTRVAIKRSRAHIPDSNDGRACLKAIAKEGYMWSKYRHPNIVEIYGIVHFRGAIALVAPWMDNGTVMEYISKRPDTNRLKLCSEIACGLYYLHQMDTMHGDLKGVNVLVSYDGVAKLHDFGTTSMKHYTLEFTGGTGTRKYTLRWAAPEVLLDEDVGTPADVYALGMTILEVITGSPPFHYINNDPAVSVAVCMGEKPRRPEAHIPQEGPYGDKLWDLLQRCWETKLQDRPSAQEAFDISFQSPKPGSQHVNKSDRISSSNIKSTPEAQETIITKPVGAKSPLHALVIGIGKYEAYSPLVAAVPDALAFKTYLTENLCLPEVQITVLLDEQAKRVNIIKALRDLARPDNGINRDDPILIYYAGHGGEVDPPPDRTINGSRIQCIIPQDTSKNTGVVPIPDFTIGVLIHRIAQEKGNNITLVLDCCHSASGTRDEMDDARFIDKACLPELPVSLDKAIIQDALSGSRDMVDPSSLRFSFESMDSHVLLAACGQGKVAFENKLEKRGYFSSALLELLWGAKIDSLTYRGCIQRLPPLRTRQPQNPVCEGRNIHRIFFNAKVQGAESSYILVKSKAGHLYLQAGLVHGITPGATYDIYASDVPGPSNPPLTTLQVDSVEPFVSRLKDVNVPNLPDFCYGCRVGYGANQALDVHITQMFIDAAEPGDAWARLFMGDEDDLVLRPVEPELASVIISVNSKKQATFTLKNQALTEHGLETLPRPSYCPIPPNAQRVVPILKALSHWSWHLCRVPESRPFRETIDFEFYKLRSVGDYTEEGNPVLIPDDNNLNVDGVVDIVANANDWYGIKIVNRSSRDLYAYLLDFSGQSLSVGKRPAHVSRLKKFTHIPEQKTTPSVGSNSSDPTLPRNVPLTIGYGSGGQDPLMFGVSEGQDIDINFFKLFVTTSPTDFQSLEQVSPFEGRTTGPDSKVMQRFGKSAQWDTFTMVIRQRRYPKESVIRPNCSRLWSTKSGPTSKH